In the Synechococcales cyanobacterium T60_A2020_003 genome, GAAGAATCTGTGCTGGGGCAGTGGGTGGTCGAGGAGTTGAGCGGCAAACCCGGCGCGTCAGTTCTTTATAGTGACCTTGCGATTCAAACAATGGCGACCGTCAAAG is a window encoding:
- a CDS encoding transposase, with translation MKPQYRIRNWSEYNAGLKARGSLTFWIEESVLGQWVVEELSGKPGASVLYSDLAIQTMATVK